Below is a genomic region from Vibrio cortegadensis.
ATTATTTAAAAATGGCCAAGCATTTTCGATGGTTTCAAACGGTTGACCAGCGAGTTTCAGTGGAAGGCCTGTTTTTTTAATCAACTCTAGTGCTGATAGGCGATCCATGACAAAAGCATCGGCACGGCCAAGTGCGACATCATGTTCAATACCGGTGTCGTAGGTTTTGATCGTAATTGCGTTGTTTTTATCGTAATCACGCAGCAGTTGCTCGAAGTTTGAGCCTAGGTTGACTGCAACGGTTTTACCGCTTAAGTCTTCAATACTTTTAATCGCGTCGTTGTTTTTGCGAACGGTTATTTGCGCACCATCTACCACATAAGGGTCAGCAAATAGGTATTTAGCTTGACGAGCTTCAGTGATCGTAATCTGATTTGAGATGGTATCAATTCGACCTGTTTCTAGTAGGCCAAACAAGCCAGAGAAGTTAGCGGTAACATACTCAACTTTGTAGTCGTTACGACGGCCAATTTCATCCCACAAGTCCACTTCAAAGCCTTGTAGCTTATCTTGTTTAACGAATGTGAAAGGGAAATAGCGGCCAGACATGCCGACTTTCACTTCAGTTGTAGCAGCGTAAACGGCTTGTGTCATGGTTGCTGATAGAGCAATCGCAGTAAG
It encodes:
- a CDS encoding amino acid ABC transporter substrate-binding protein, with protein sequence MKNWIKGTLTAIALSATMTQAVYAATTEVKVGMSGRYFPFTFVKQDKLQGFEVDLWDEIGRRNDYKVEYVTANFSGLFGLLETGRIDTISNQITITEARQAKYLFADPYVVDGAQITVRKNNDAIKSIEDLSGKTVAVNLGSNFEQLLRDYDKNNAITIKTYDTGIEHDVALGRADAFVMDRLSALELIKKTGLPLKLAGQPFETIENAWPFLNNDNGKKLQQDVNKALAAMRADGTLGSISEKWFGADITQK